Proteins encoded together in one Gigantopelta aegis isolate Gae_Host chromosome 8, Gae_host_genome, whole genome shotgun sequence window:
- the LOC121378557 gene encoding leucine-rich repeat-containing protein 14-like, translating into MDSTKNLLWYDHYKGAVYPLDLSVHPDSVRIQKLGQASCIGSTSKNIPSLVHICSNFIVRDSTLTKKAISIVPTTLLLPLIQEALLSNKDRALNVLISHWSAETLSLKNLVPSIFSSILPLYDSEYLSNIVRRGVMCTTNLAHGVIHMLQQKTSTSKLKYLDLTGYPTAEVMLEYITSSCMLAHSEQALVERINKVMEYSARSSQSYDFHNISYVLPQDSCLLIKLDAFVTSWSCYSALCKALKVSTFENRNLRLCIQRLGVTCLGQSAIGLLLKQLDSEHLLGLQVKYNSLNRDEFVKLAPVLKTLTNLTALDLSCNCIYFWDSEITCLAAADVFGSLRNLIRLDLSNSRIKTKLRRILADIHQPLQYLRLAGCTLTVSDITYLSLSHHTAGLRELILSENNLGPAARNLCHLLTSCASNLNILELQECGLSDSHLRQLQDCFSQLEALLYLNYADNIVSLEDGKNLTHTLARLHEMQVLRFSFPVELYGVEEGDSERWKTTFSKMLAEIVCEECDKVGKSKPLRLVLSELEPAIQPMEVN; encoded by the exons ATGGACAGCACAAAGAACCTGCTGTGGTACGACCATTACAAGGGGGCCGTGTATCCCCTCGATTTAAGTGTTCACCCAGATTCAGTACGAATACAGAAACTTG gccAAGCCAGCTGTATTGGTTCAACCAGCAAAAACATTCCGTCCCTAGTACACATTTGTTCAAACTTCATTGTTCGAGATTCCACACTGACAAAAAAAGCTATATCTATAGTGCCAACCACACTTTTGCTTCCACTGATCCAGGAAGCATTGCTAAGTAACAAAGATAGAGCATTAAATGTGCTGATTTCTCATTGGTCAGCTGAGACACTGTCATTGAAAAATCTTGTTCCAAGTATTTTTTCCTCGATTTTGCCACTGTACGATTCTGAATATTTATCAAACATTGTGAGAAGAGGTGTGATGTGTACCACAAACTTGGCACATGGAGTGATCCACATGCTGCAACAAAAGACGTCAACGTCCAAGTTGAAATATCTTGATTTGACTGGTTACCCAACAG CTGAAGTTATGCTGGAGTATATCACAAGTAGCTGCATGCTAGCACACAGCGAGCAGGCACTGGTGGAACGAATCAACAAGGTGATGGAGTATTCGGCTAGGTCCTCTCAGTCCTATGACTTTCATAACATCAGTTATGTTCTACCACAGGATTCAT GtttgcttataaaacttgatgcATTTGTGACTTCATGGTCTTGCTACTCTGCCCTGTGCAAGGCTCTTAAGGTGTCCACGTTTGAGAACAGGAATTTACGCTTGTGCATTCAGCGACTTGGTGTAACATGCCTCGGTCAGTCTGCCATTGGGCTTCTGCTGAAGCAACTGGACTCAGAG CATCTTCTTGGATTGCAAGTCAAATACAACTCACTGAATCGTGACGAGTTTGTAAAACTGGCGCCGGTTCTGAAAACCCTCACTAATCTCACTGCTCTGGATCTCTCCTGCAATTGCATCTACTTCTGGGATAGCGAGATCACATGTCTAGCTGCTGCAGATGTCTTTGGGAGCTTGCGCAATCTAATCCGTCTAGATCTGAGCAACAGCAGAATCAAAACCAAGCTCCGTCGAATATTGGCCGACATCCACCAGCCATTGCAGTATCTCCGACTGGCTGGCTGCACTTTAACAGTTTCCGACATAACGTATCTGTCACTGTCTCATCATACGGCTGGCCTCAGAGAACTCATCTTGAGTGAAAACAATCTGGGACCAGCAGCACGGAATCTCTGTCACCTTTTAACCTCCTGTGCGTCAAATTTGAACATTTTGGAACTGCAAGAGTGTGGTCTTTCAGACAGTCATTTACGTCAGCTGCAAGACTGCTTTTCACAGCTCGAGGCCCTCCTGTATTTAAACTATGCAGACAATATTGTTTCTTTGGAAGATGGGAAGAATTTAACACATACTTTAGCTAGGTTACATGAAATGCAAGTGTTGAGGTTTTCATTCCCAGTTGAGTTGTATGGAGTTGAGGAAGGGGATTCAGAGAGATGGAAAACAACATTCAGTAAAATGCTAGCAGAGATTGTTTGTGAAGAATGTGACAAAGTTGGAAAATCAAAACCTCTTCGACTTGTTCTGTCTGAACTGGAACCTGCCATTCAACCCATGGAggttaattaa